A single window of Cervus canadensis isolate Bull #8, Minnesota chromosome 17, ASM1932006v1, whole genome shotgun sequence DNA harbors:
- the LOC122455089 gene encoding mast cell protease 1A-like gives MVLFLLLAALLFPTGEAGKIIEGQEAKPHSRPYMAYLQFKTSGVPHICGGFLVHEDFVLTAAHCQGRSIEVILGAHDIKKKERTQQVIRVRRAIPHPGYNSETDVNDLMLLQLERKAKVTTSVSTIRLPSGSDTVKPGMLCSVAGWGLLSVNGPTANKLQEVELEVQRDEECKAHYKHYNTNIQICVGNPRMRKNAMEGDSGGPLVCNGVAQGIVSYGADTPPDIYTRISRFQQWIKETMKMYKLQGPD, from the exons ATGGTCCTGTTCCTGCTCCTGGCGGCCCTTCTGTTCCCCACTGGGGAGGCAG GGAAAATCATCGAGGGCCAAGAGGCCAAGCCTCACTCCCGTCCCTACATGGCGTATCTTCAGTTCAAGACTTCAGGGGTACCTCACATATGTGGGGGTTTCCTCGTGCATGAGGACTTCGTGCTGACAGCAGCTCACTGCCAGGGAAG ATCAATTGAGGTCATACTGGGGGCCCACGACATCAAGAAGAAGGAGAGGACCCAGCAGGTCATCCGGGTGAGAAGAGCCATCCCCCATCCAGGCTATAATAGTGAGACAGATGTCAACGACCTCATGTTACTGCAG CTAGAGAGAAAGGCCAAAGTGACCACCAGTGTGAGCACCATCCGTCTGCCCAGCGGCTCAGACACGGTGAAACCAGggatgctgtgcagtgtggctgGCTGGGGACTCCTCTCTGTGAATGGCCCCACTGCAAACAAACTGCAGGAGGTAGAGCTTGAAGTCCAAAGGGATGAGGAATGCAAAGCTCACTATAAACATTATAACACCAACATCCAGATATGTGTGGGGAACCCAAGGATGAGGAAGAATGCTATGGAA GGTGACTCCGGGGGCCCGCTTGTGTGTAACGGTGTGGCCCAGGGCATTGTGTCCTATGGAGCAGATACACCTCCAGATATCTACACCAGAATCTCAAGGTTTCAACAATGGatcaaagaaacaatgaaaatgtacAAACTTCAGGGACCAGACTGA
- the LOC122455090 gene encoding mast cell protease 1A-like — MVLLLLLAALLLSPTGEAGKIIGGHEAKPHSRPYMAHLQIQTPENILICGGFLVREDFVLTAAHCLRSSINVTPGAHNIKKQERTQQVIAVRRAIPHPRYNDKTLTNDIMLLQLTRKAKVTTAVSPISLPRDWDTVNPGMLCSVAGWGRLDVNMSRPNKLQEVQLEVQRAEKCTSRYKYYRTTTQICAGDPGKRKGSFQGDSGGPLVCNGVAQGIVSHGKEDGTPPQVFTRISSFLPWIQKTMKQYELQGPD, encoded by the exons ATggtcctgctcctgctcctggcAGCCCTTCTTCTGTCCCCCACTGGGGAGGCAG GGAAAATCATCGGGGGCCATGAGGCCAAGCCTCACTCCCGTCCCTACATGGCGCATCTTCAAATACAGACTCCAGAGAACATTTTGATCTGTGGGGGTTTCCTTGTGCGTGAGGACTTCGTGTTGACAGCAGCTCACTGCCTGAGAAG CTCAATCAACGTCACCCCGGGGGCACATAACATCAAGAAGCAGGAGAGGACCCAGCAGGTCATCGCAGTGAGAAGAGCCATCCCGCACCCACGCTATAATGACAAGACTTTGACCAACGACATCATGTTACTGCAG CTGACAAGGAAGGCGAAAGTGACCACCGCTGTGAGCCCCATCAGTCTGCCCAGGGACTGGGATACGGTGAATCCAGGGATGCTATGCAGTGTGGCTGGCTGGGGGCGTCTTGATGTGAATATGTCCCGCCCAAATAAACTACAGGAGGTACAGCTTGAAGTCCAAAGGGCCGAGAAATGCACATCTCGCTACAAATATTACAGAACCACCACCCAGATAtgtgcaggggacccaggaaaGAGGAAGGGCTCCTTTCAG GGTGACTCCGGGGGCCCGCTCGTGTGTAACGGTGTGGCCCAGGGCATTGTGTCCCATGGAAAAGAGGATGGGACACCTCCACAGGTCTTCACCAGAATCTCAAGCTTTCTGCCTTGGATccaaaaaacaatgaaacagtaCGAACTTCAGGGACCAGACTGA